The following proteins come from a genomic window of Nocardioides albertanoniae:
- a CDS encoding FAD-dependent oxidoreductase: protein MTSFELRDLTLRNRVVSTSHEPAYTEDGMPKDRYRLYHLEKARGGVGLTMIGGSAVVSPDSPPAFGNMLLYRDEVVPWLRRLADDVHEAGAAVMCQITHLGRRTSNFTGDWLPLVYPSRLREPQHRSFPKIAESWDVDRIVRHYAEAAARCQAAGLDGIEIESYSHLFDAWVSPATNLRSDAFGSDPEARLAFPLRVLAAIRAAVGPDFIVGVRMSMDEDLPSGLGLDDTEQVMRRYVAAGVDFCSVIKGGLDTDARLAATIPSMGTPSAPFLDFVGEVRRRVDVPVMHAARVNDVATARYAVREGLLDLVGMTRPQLADPHLVAKVARGDEDRIRPCVGASYCLDAIYDSGDAKCIHNPATGREQSLPHLTPPAAKARTAVVVGAGPAGLEAARVLGERGHHVTVLEAADRPGGQLLLASSTSHRRDLIGIVDWRVAEAKHARVEFRFGTYADADLVRSLGPDVVVVATGGVPDRSCVPVGAELVNDTWDALDGTLSVGNGSVLVYDDSGAEPALDAAEQLATLGGQVELVTPERTIGIGVGSMNSPAYLRVFASHGVTMTVARRLAAVRRAEPGSGHRLVATLTSEYAADAEIERHVDHVVVEHGTTPNDELYLDLVPGSVNLGEVDQAALLSGEQQTVTRNPAGGYQLFRIGDAVASRNVHAAVYDALRLCLTI, encoded by the coding sequence ATGACGAGCTTCGAGCTCCGTGATCTCACCCTGCGCAACCGCGTGGTGAGCACCTCCCACGAGCCGGCCTACACCGAGGACGGCATGCCCAAGGACCGCTACCGGCTCTACCACCTGGAGAAGGCGCGCGGCGGCGTCGGCCTCACCATGATCGGTGGCTCCGCGGTCGTCTCGCCGGACAGTCCACCGGCCTTCGGCAACATGCTGCTCTACCGCGACGAGGTCGTGCCCTGGCTGCGGCGGCTGGCCGACGACGTGCACGAGGCCGGGGCCGCGGTCATGTGCCAGATCACGCATCTGGGGCGGCGTACGAGCAACTTCACCGGCGACTGGCTGCCGCTCGTCTACCCCTCGCGGCTGCGCGAGCCGCAGCACCGCTCGTTCCCGAAGATCGCCGAGTCCTGGGACGTCGACCGCATCGTGCGCCACTACGCAGAGGCGGCCGCACGCTGTCAGGCGGCGGGGCTCGACGGCATCGAGATCGAGTCCTACAGCCATCTGTTCGACGCCTGGGTCTCGCCGGCGACCAACCTGCGCTCCGACGCCTTCGGCAGCGACCCGGAGGCCCGGCTCGCGTTCCCGCTGCGCGTGCTCGCCGCCATCCGGGCCGCCGTCGGTCCTGACTTCATCGTCGGGGTGAGGATGTCGATGGACGAGGACCTGCCCTCCGGCCTGGGCCTGGACGACACCGAGCAGGTGATGCGCCGATACGTCGCCGCGGGCGTCGACTTCTGCTCCGTCATCAAGGGTGGCCTCGACACCGACGCCCGCCTGGCCGCGACAATCCCCTCGATGGGCACCCCGAGCGCCCCGTTCCTCGACTTCGTCGGGGAGGTACGCCGCCGGGTCGATGTGCCCGTGATGCACGCCGCCCGGGTCAACGACGTCGCCACCGCGCGCTATGCGGTGCGCGAGGGGCTCCTCGACCTCGTCGGGATGACCCGCCCCCAGCTCGCCGACCCGCACCTGGTCGCCAAGGTCGCGCGCGGCGACGAGGACCGGATCCGGCCCTGCGTCGGGGCGAGTTACTGCCTCGACGCGATCTACGACTCCGGGGACGCCAAGTGCATCCACAACCCCGCCACCGGCAGGGAGCAGTCGCTGCCGCACCTGACCCCGCCTGCCGCGAAGGCCCGGACCGCGGTGGTCGTCGGTGCCGGCCCGGCGGGTCTGGAGGCCGCCCGCGTTCTCGGTGAGCGCGGTCACCACGTCACCGTTCTCGAAGCCGCCGACCGGCCCGGCGGCCAGCTCCTGCTGGCCTCCTCGACCAGTCACCGCCGCGACCTGATCGGCATCGTCGACTGGCGCGTCGCCGAGGCCAAGCATGCCCGTGTCGAGTTCCGGTTCGGCACCTACGCCGACGCCGACCTCGTTCGTAGCCTCGGGCCCGACGTCGTGGTCGTTGCCACCGGCGGGGTGCCCGACCGTTCCTGCGTGCCGGTCGGCGCCGAGCTCGTCAACGACACCTGGGACGCGCTCGACGGCACGCTCAGCGTCGGCAACGGGAGCGTGCTCGTCTACGACGACAGCGGAGCCGAGCCCGCACTCGACGCGGCCGAGCAGCTGGCCACGCTGGGCGGACAGGTCGAGCTGGTCACGCCGGAGCGCACCATCGGCATCGGGGTCGGTTCGATGAACAGCCCGGCCTACCTGCGGGTCTTCGCCAGCCACGGCGTGACCATGACCGTGGCCCGCCGGCTGGCCGCCGTACGCCGGGCCGAGCCGGGGTCCGGACACCGGCTCGTCGCCACCCTGACCAGCGAGTATGCGGCCGATGCCGAGATCGAGCGACACGTCGACCATGTCGTCGTCGAGCACGGCACCACCCCCAACGACGAGCTCTACCTCGACCTCGTCCCCGGCTCGGTCAACCTCGGCGAGGTCGACCAGGCGGCACTGCTCTCCGGGGAGCAGCAGACGGTCACCCGCAACCCGGCGGGCGGCTACCAGCTGTTCCGGATCGGCGACGCCGTCGCCAGCCGGAACGTCCATGCCGCGGTCTACGACGCCTTGCGGCTGTGTCTGACCATCTGA
- a CDS encoding LysR family transcriptional regulator: MIDQRLHVLRVVAERGTVSAAAADLGYTPSAISHQLRTLAHDVGATLLVPEGRGVRLTVAALTLLERTHDLFSQWEEIRADVQQASGTSRGYLRMAGFSTAASALLPPAAVAVSRSFPLSTIRIIEADPEVCFDMLLADQVDVAVVVSTAKLPPTSDPRFQQERLMEDALDLLVPADSPLATRARVRLADAAEEHWIMEHPDRPYHQLVTAACAAAGFTPEHSHEVVEWDTGAALVSAGFGVALVPRLARIPHADGLVRIPLRGEASPVRHVRTSVRSGTAGQAEIACALTELRNVAASLAEMDAG, from the coding sequence GTGATCGACCAGCGGCTCCATGTGCTCCGAGTGGTGGCCGAGCGCGGCACCGTCTCGGCCGCTGCCGCCGACCTCGGCTATACCCCCTCCGCCATCTCTCACCAGCTCCGCACGCTCGCCCACGACGTGGGCGCGACCCTGCTGGTTCCGGAGGGTCGCGGCGTACGCCTCACCGTCGCCGCGCTCACCCTGCTCGAGCGCACCCACGACCTGTTCAGCCAGTGGGAGGAGATCCGCGCCGACGTGCAGCAGGCCTCGGGCACCTCCCGCGGCTACCTGCGGATGGCCGGCTTCTCCACCGCCGCCTCGGCGCTCCTGCCTCCGGCCGCAGTGGCGGTGAGTCGCTCGTTCCCGCTGTCCACGATCAGGATCATCGAGGCCGACCCCGAGGTCTGCTTCGACATGCTGCTCGCCGACCAGGTCGACGTCGCCGTCGTGGTCAGCACCGCCAAGCTGCCGCCGACCTCCGACCCGCGGTTTCAGCAGGAGCGACTGATGGAGGACGCCCTCGACCTGCTGGTGCCTGCCGACAGCCCGCTCGCCACGCGCGCCCGGGTGCGGCTCGCCGACGCCGCCGAGGAGCACTGGATCATGGAGCATCCCGACCGCCCCTACCACCAGCTCGTGACCGCGGCCTGCGCCGCCGCCGGCTTCACTCCCGAGCACTCCCACGAGGTCGTCGAGTGGGACACCGGCGCCGCCCTGGTCTCCGCCGGCTTCGGCGTCGCGCTCGTGCCTCGGCTCGCCCGGATCCCCCACGCCGACGGGCTGGTGCGGATCCCGTTGCGCGGCGAGGCGAGCCCGGTGCGCCACGTACGCACGAGCGTACGCAGCGGCACCGCCGGCCAGGCCGAGATCGCCTGCGCGCTCACCGAGCTGCGCAACGTCGCAGCCTCCCTGGCCGAGATGGACGCGGGCTAG
- a CDS encoding LysE family translocator, whose protein sequence is MRRVPSLNQFAAFALASFIFIQVPGPSLLFALGRALTVGRRDAVLSVGGNATGQLGQVVAVAIGLGALVAASATAFTVVKLVGAAYVVYLGVQAIRHRGDARAALDGGEVVRASGWAAIRTGLVVGATNPKTIVFHLAFLPQFIDPSAAAGPQILLLGAIFSAMAFASDSIWVLAASRAKAWFARKPKRLDGLGAGGGVVMIGLGATLATASHSA, encoded by the coding sequence ATGAGACGCGTGCCGTCCCTGAACCAGTTCGCCGCGTTCGCGCTGGCCTCCTTCATCTTCATCCAGGTGCCGGGCCCGAGCCTTCTCTTCGCCCTGGGCCGAGCGCTGACCGTCGGGCGCCGTGACGCGGTGCTGTCGGTGGGCGGCAACGCCACGGGCCAGCTCGGCCAGGTGGTCGCGGTCGCCATCGGCCTCGGCGCGCTCGTGGCGGCATCGGCGACGGCGTTCACGGTCGTGAAGCTCGTCGGCGCTGCGTACGTCGTCTATCTCGGCGTGCAGGCGATCCGTCACCGCGGCGACGCCCGCGCGGCTCTCGACGGCGGCGAGGTCGTGCGAGCGAGCGGCTGGGCCGCGATCCGCACCGGTCTCGTCGTGGGGGCGACGAACCCGAAGACGATCGTCTTCCACCTCGCCTTCCTGCCCCAGTTCATCGACCCCTCGGCCGCTGCGGGCCCGCAGATCCTGCTGCTGGGCGCGATCTTCTCGGCGATGGCCTTCGCCAGCGACTCGATCTGGGTGCTCGCGGCCAGCCGCGCCAAGGCCTGGTTCGCCCGCAAGCCGAAACGTCTCGACGGCCTCGGCGCAGGCGGCGGGGTGGTCATGATCGGCCTCGGCGCCACCCTGGCCACCGCCAGCCACAGCGCCTGA
- a CDS encoding helix-turn-helix transcriptional regulator, with amino-acid sequence MLYLEPDWLPADAQGLAARRPTLALPAALVAAKRVHGALREPGDLMAAEHWMLTVRGHVRAHLGRPSRSVRDAPLARRLRELLDDRLTESFTIAAAAAELDTHPSHLVRVFSQTYGIAPHRYLVGRRVDLARRLLVDGNRPAEAAALAGFHDQAHLTRHFRRILGVTPAAFAA; translated from the coding sequence GTGCTCTACCTCGAGCCGGACTGGTTGCCGGCCGATGCCCAGGGCCTCGCTGCTCGCCGCCCGACGCTGGCTCTCCCGGCTGCGCTCGTCGCTGCCAAGAGGGTGCACGGCGCGCTGCGCGAGCCGGGGGACCTGATGGCGGCCGAGCACTGGATGCTCACCGTCCGCGGCCACGTCCGCGCCCACCTGGGCCGCCCGTCACGGTCGGTGCGCGATGCTCCGCTGGCCCGACGCCTGCGGGAGCTGCTCGACGACCGCCTGACCGAGTCGTTCACGATCGCCGCGGCGGCCGCAGAGCTCGACACCCATCCGAGCCATCTGGTCCGCGTCTTCTCGCAGACCTACGGCATCGCACCGCACCGCTATCTCGTCGGCCGCCGTGTCGACCTCGCCCGTCGGCTGCTCGTCGACGGCAACCGGCCCGCCGAGGCTGCCGCTCTGGCCGGGTTCCACGACCAGGCCCACCTCACCCGTCACTTCCGCCGCATCCTCGGCGTCACGCCCGCGGCATTCGCCGCCTGA
- a CDS encoding DUF2000 domain-containing protein has translation MTTAQMTSGEPATGPHFDTKVVVVLNHDLAPWQELNVTAFLMSGIATSAPGLVGEVYRDGDDTEYLPMLRQPVMVMTGDSALLAKARGKASTRDDVSLAVYTRDLFTTSHDEANRAAVAAVAAADLDLVGIALRGPRNAVDRIVKGAGFHD, from the coding sequence ATGACAACAGCACAGATGACCTCCGGAGAGCCCGCGACCGGGCCGCACTTCGACACGAAGGTCGTGGTCGTGCTCAACCACGACCTAGCCCCCTGGCAGGAGCTCAACGTGACCGCGTTCTTGATGTCCGGGATCGCGACCAGCGCCCCCGGCCTCGTCGGCGAGGTCTACCGCGACGGCGACGACACCGAGTATCTGCCGATGCTGCGTCAGCCGGTGATGGTGATGACCGGCGACTCAGCACTCCTGGCCAAGGCCCGCGGCAAGGCCTCCACCCGCGACGACGTCTCCCTCGCCGTCTACACCCGCGACCTGTTCACCACCAGCCACGACGAGGCCAACCGTGCCGCCGTCGCCGCGGTCGCCGCTGCCGACCTCGACCTCGTCGGGATCGCTCTGCGCGGCCCGCGCAACGCCGTGGACCGGATCGTCAAGGGCGCCGGTTTCCACGACTGA
- a CDS encoding dihydrofolate reductase family protein, with protein MPLARVHNLSISLDGFATGEPQSAEAPFGHAGERLHEWMFATRFWDSSGSAGLDDALAQRHGQGIGAEIMGANKFGPPGWQDDPDWTGWWGSNPPFRSPTFVLTHRPRPPVEMEGGTTFHFLDVPPAEALETAFEAAEGQDVRIGGGATVVRDFVAAGLVDLMHLVQVPIVLGRGVRIWDGLEATEDDYDIEAVSSPSGVTHLTFTRKPEGSVHG; from the coding sequence ATGCCCCTCGCCCGCGTCCACAATCTCTCGATCTCGCTCGACGGCTTCGCGACCGGCGAGCCCCAGTCGGCCGAGGCCCCGTTCGGCCATGCCGGCGAACGCCTCCACGAGTGGATGTTCGCCACCCGGTTCTGGGACTCCTCGGGATCCGCGGGCCTCGACGACGCCCTCGCCCAACGCCACGGCCAGGGCATCGGCGCCGAGATCATGGGCGCGAACAAGTTCGGGCCGCCGGGATGGCAGGACGACCCCGACTGGACGGGCTGGTGGGGCTCCAACCCGCCGTTCCGCTCACCGACGTTCGTCCTCACCCACCGACCTCGCCCACCGGTTGAGATGGAGGGCGGCACCACCTTCCACTTCCTCGACGTGCCCCCGGCCGAAGCGCTGGAGACCGCGTTCGAGGCGGCCGAGGGCCAGGACGTACGCATCGGCGGCGGCGCCACCGTGGTGCGCGACTTCGTCGCCGCCGGTCTCGTCGACCTCATGCACCTGGTGCAGGTGCCGATCGTCCTCGGGCGCGGCGTACGCATCTGGGACGGGCTGGAAGCCACCGAGGACGACTACGACATCGAGGCCGTATCCTCACCCAGCGGCGTCACCCACCTGACCTTCACCCGCAAACCGGAGGGATCCGTCCATGGCTGA
- the arr gene encoding NAD(+)--rifampin ADP-ribosyltransferase, producing MAELLDEGPFYHGTKADLRAGDHLTAGFRSNYRPEVVMNHIYFTALPDGAGLAAELAAGDAAPRVYLVEPTGEFENDPNVTDKKFPGNPTRSYRSAEPIRIVSEMLDWTRLTPEALQGWRDRLAAMGDDAEIIN from the coding sequence ATGGCTGAACTGCTCGACGAAGGGCCGTTCTACCACGGGACGAAGGCCGACCTACGGGCCGGAGATCACCTCACCGCCGGGTTCCGGTCCAACTACCGGCCCGAGGTGGTCATGAACCACATCTACTTCACCGCACTGCCCGACGGCGCGGGTCTCGCCGCCGAGCTAGCCGCCGGCGACGCGGCGCCACGGGTCTACCTCGTCGAGCCGACCGGCGAGTTCGAGAACGACCCCAACGTCACCGACAAGAAGTTCCCCGGCAACCCCACCCGCTCCTACCGCAGCGCCGAACCGATCCGGATAGTCTCCGAGATGCTCGACTGGACGAGGCTGACCCCCGAGGCCCTCCAGGGGTGGCGCGACCGGCTCGCCGCGATGGGCGACGACGCCGAGATCATCAACTAG
- a CDS encoding low affinity iron permease family protein yields MTMENKARESRRRGDGRNWFERFVEAVTHVVSHAPFFYVIVVVLVLWAASFPFWPSSTKWELGLHTGSSVLSLLLLVLLQNAGRRSEEASHEKLNVIASALSDLMESRARDDEDLAESVRTLRDAVGLEERH; encoded by the coding sequence ATGACGATGGAGAACAAGGCGAGGGAGTCTCGCCGGCGAGGCGACGGACGCAACTGGTTCGAGCGTTTCGTGGAGGCGGTCACCCATGTGGTCAGCCACGCCCCGTTCTTCTACGTGATCGTGGTCGTCCTGGTGCTGTGGGCGGCGAGCTTCCCCTTCTGGCCCTCGAGCACGAAGTGGGAGCTCGGCCTGCACACCGGCTCCTCGGTGCTCTCGCTGCTGTTGCTGGTGCTGCTCCAGAACGCCGGCCGACGCTCGGAGGAGGCCTCCCACGAGAAGCTCAACGTGATCGCCTCGGCCCTCTCCGACCTGATGGAGTCGCGGGCGCGCGACGACGAGGACCTGGCCGAGTCGGTGCGCACCCTGCGTGACGCGGTCGGGCTCGAGGAGCGGCACTGA
- a CDS encoding nuclear transport factor 2 family protein, producing the protein MTEHKAEQTIPEPVAAFVEAVNRHDEAAFLDAFTDGGAVDDWGRVFTGREQIKGWSDNEFIGAQGTLAVEEVEVAGTRVTVIGDWRSTHANGRSKFVFDVDGDQLARMTIREG; encoded by the coding sequence ATGACAGAGCACAAGGCAGAGCAGACGATCCCCGAGCCGGTCGCCGCCTTCGTCGAGGCCGTCAACCGCCACGACGAGGCCGCGTTCCTCGACGCGTTCACGGACGGTGGGGCCGTCGACGACTGGGGCCGTGTCTTCACCGGTCGCGAGCAGATCAAGGGATGGAGCGACAACGAGTTCATCGGCGCCCAGGGCACCCTCGCCGTCGAGGAGGTCGAGGTCGCCGGCACCAGGGTGACGGTCATCGGTGACTGGCGCTCCACCCACGCCAACGGGCGCTCGAAGTTCGTCTTCGACGTCGACGGTGACCAGCTCGCTCGGATGACCATCCGCGAAGGCTGA